The sequence CTGAAAAAATACGATCAAGGTTTGTCAGAGACAGCTTTTATGTGATAACAAGGAAGTGTGTTTTGACTCGGAGCAATTAGCATGAGTAGAGAAACAGAAAAAAGCATGATTGTTCTCGCCCGGCATCGCCTGAAATGGTTAAAAGTCGCGTTAGCCGGAAGGAATGCCGATTTAAATCTTGTTCAAAATACATTTCACCAATTAACAGGGTTAACCAGCCTGCGATTTGTTCAGGATAACGGGCTCAGTGATGAAACGATAAGAGAGTTGGCCATCATTGATAACCTGGCGACGCTGAATGTGCAACAGCAACATCCTGAAGTACTGGACAAGCTCTCCAAAGAAGCCCAGGAATTATCGAAATACTTAGATATGCCTGCACGCGACTTACTGGATTTATTGTTTAAACAAGGAGCTCGTTTTCATAATCAGGATGCCATTTCGGTTGCATTACATCGCGGTTTGATTAGTGATATCCATCATGAAGCGGAAGCCTATGCACGCTTGCAAGCCAGAGAGTGCCGAAGCGAAAAGTAAATCGCTATAATCAATGATTGACAAGCAAAGACGACCGGTCGCATTATGCGGTTATGAGCACACAAAAACAGATTAAAAAAGAACAAATCCTCAATCAGGGGATTGAGTTACTGATGCGAAATGGTTATCACGGCACCGGTATCAAATTGATATTAGATACCGTTCAGGTGCCCAAAGGCTCGTTCTATAGCTACTTTGAAAGTAAAGAAAACTTCACAGCAGAAGCCATTCGTCACTACATCGCCCCCTTTATTTCACGCCTACAATCTTTCCTGAACAAAACAGACTTAAATGGTCACGAGGCTATCAAAGCCTACTTTGAATCACTTATCGAGGATCTGGAGCAGTCAGATTACAGTGGTGGCTGCCTATTAGGCGATATGATGGGGGAAATCAGCAGTGCCAGTGAACTATGCCGACAAACATTGTTAGCTGCGGTGAGTGACTATTGCCAATTACTCGAACAGGGCTTGGGTGAAGCACAGCAGAGCGGTATTCTTCGTCAGGATATTACACCAGAGGTAATGGCAAAACTGTTATTTGATCAATGGCAAGGCGCATTACTACAGATGAAAATCGAAAAGTCGACGCAAGCATTAAAACGTTGCTTGACGCTATTACTTGATGATTATTTTATTCAACACTAAACGTTGAATTTTTTTAAACCTAAATAAAGACGACCGGTCATGTTTAATGAGGTGAAATCATGAATAAGTACATTATCGAACGCGAGATTCCAGGGGCAGGTGAGCTAACAGTCAATGAACTTGACCAGATAAGCGATAAATCCTGTTCTGTTTTGCGAGAAATGGGGCCTGAGATAGAGTGGGTGGAAAGTTATGTCACCGATAACAAAATCTATTGTGTTTACAAGGCAGAAAATAAAGACTTAATCTTGCGTCATGCTGAACAAGGTGGTTTCCCAGCAAATGTCATCTCAGAAGTTAAAAATACAATAAAACCCAAATCTTGAGATAACGAAGGCACCCTAATTGAAGGGGAGAGAAATGAAAAACAAAACAAAAGCTTATATAAGCGGCATCAGTATCGTACTCAGCAGCATGCTGGCAGTGAACGTTTATGCGGATGACTATCGGTTAAAACAAGTCTCAGATGGTATTTTTTACCATCAGGGAGCACAAGAGGATGCCAATCAACATAATAAAGGCGAAATCGCGAATACCGGTTTCATTGTCGGTGACAAGTGTATTGCCGTAGTGGATAGCGGTGGCAGTTATCTTGAGGGTAAAGCGTTATTTGAAGCCATTCGTGAAAAAAGTGATTTGCCAATCTGTTATGTCATTAATACCCATGCCCATCCCGATCATTTTCTCGGCAATGCGGCATTTAAAGACACCGGAGCTACTTTTATTGGTAATGACAAAATGCCAGCCGCTATCGAAGCCCGAAAAGCATTCTATGAAACACGCTTCAGCGACATTCTGGGGGAATATTACAAAGGCACAGAGTTTATTGAACCAACACGACTGGTCAGTGTGGATAAACCTCTCACCATCGATTTAGGTGGGCGAGAACTGGTACTAAACAGTTATCCCACCTCACATACGGATAATGACCTGACCGTGCTGGATAAAAACACCAAGACCTTGTGGACCGGCGATCTATTATTCGTCAAACGTATTCCTGCCCTTGATGGCAGTATTAATGGTTGGCTGGCCACGATCGAAAAGCTGAAAGCCATGCAATTAAACGCCGTTATTCCCGGTCATGGTCCTGCTCAATATCAGGACTGGCAACACGCTTTTGATGTTGAAGAACATTATTTCTCAACGATTCGTCAGCAAATCAGAGCCATCATTAATGATATGGGAACCATTAACGAAGCAACCGAATCTGTCGGCCTGAGTGAGAAGGGTAAGTGGCTGTTATTCGACGACTATCATAAACGCAATATCACAGCCGCTTTTACTGAACTGGAATGGGAATAACCGAATGAACACATTATTTAAAAATATCGGGCTTGCTGCTTTATTGAGCTTATTTTTGTTGCCAGCTTTGTGCATGGCCGCTGATGAGCCTCAGGAGCAATGGCAAACCCTTAAAGAAATCTATTTTGAAAATAAAACGATTTTAGAAGATGCCGATGACTGGTTAGTGATCGAAGCACCAAAAAGAGCTGAAGACGCGGCGATAGTGCCAATCCATCTCTATTCAAAGAAACCGCAAACCGCCAGTTCTTATATCAAAAATCTGCATGTATTTATTGATAATAACCCAATGCCGTATTCAGCTAACTTCCATTTGTCGCCTGCATTAGAAACGGTGGATATTTCTACCCGTATGCGCGTGGATCAATACACCTATATTCGAGCCATAGCAGAGATGAACGATGGCAGCCTGCACATGGTGAAGCGTTTTGTAAAAGCTTCGGGTGGTTGTAGTGCGCCAGCAGCAAAAGATCAGGTCGCAGCCATGGCGAGACTGGGCAAAATGCAGATTCGTTATCGTGATGGAGACCCTGATGAGGCGAAACCAGTTCAGGTGGTCATCAGTCATCCTAACAATAGCGGCCTGCAAATGGACTTAAAAACCCGTGGTTATATTCCGGCACATTATGTCGAAAAAATGCAGATTACGCTGGAAGGTAAGGTGTTGATGACCATTGATACTGGCATATCGATTAGTGAAGATCCCAGCATGCGTTTTATGCTGCCAGCCGGGAAAGCAGGGCATGGTTTGTTGAAAGCAGAAGTAACCGATAATAAAAAGCAGATCTATACGATAGAAAAGCAGATTTAATAGTGTTCTGACTGACAGGGATGTCAGTCGCTGAATGGATATTTCCAGTTGATTTGTTCAGCTGGCATCATTTGATCGACACTCAAACGAATCATGCCGGTTGGATCGCTGGCCGGTCCGATAACCACATAACGTCGGCCAGATTCGGTATAACCTATGCCTCGTGCCGGATTAAATTCAGTAATCGGACTGCTGTTACGTAAAGTAAACGGAAGCAGCTTATCTTCTTCATCAGCAGGCTTGAATGGAGGCACGGTTTCAGGACGTTGACGCAGCCCAACAAAAATTTCCTCACCACTTGGCAGAATCAGAATATTCCAGTGATAAAGCGTCATCACCGTATCAGCAGCATTTGTCATTTATTCAGCACCTTCATGGCGATGAGATAAAAAATACCCAGGGCAATCTTCAGGTTTGAGTGGTGGACTATGATAATAGCCTTGAAAGATATCACAGCCCATCTCAAGCAAGGCTTCACGTTGATCTTTTGTTTCCACGTATTCTGCTACCACAGAGACTTTTTGAGCTTTACCTAAAGCACTGATGGTGCGAATGATATCGGCGTTAGTTGAATTGGTTAAAACATCACGTGTAATCGATCCATCAATCTTAATCGCATTTACTTTAAAGCGACGCATATGTAACAGTGAGGAATACCCCATGCCAAAATCATCCATAGCTAGGTGAATACCTATATCACTGATTTCTTGTAATATTTTCTCAACTTGCTGTGAATCAGAAATTTCTGATGACTCGGTAATTTCCAGCTCAATTTCTTCAGGATGAAGTCCGTATTTAGTGACACAGCCCGATAAAAAAGTCGGTAAAGCATTATCACTCAGTTGCAGTGGAGAGATATTGATGGCCATTGTCAGGTTCTGGTGGCCTAAAGCATTCCATTTCGCCTTAGCGATACAGCAGTGTTCGAATACCCAACGACCTAATTTATTAATATCACCACTATCTTCAGCCAACATGACTAGCATCGCCGGAGACACAAAACCATATCTTGGATGCGTCCAGCGAACCAGTGCTTCAACCCCAACAATATGACCTGCACGATGATGTTTGGGTTGGTAAACAACCGTTAATTCATCATGGTAAATTGCTTGACGCAAGTCATAGACCAGATCTCTGGCAATCATTCCAACCTTGTCTTGCCTGCTGATAATTTGTTGTTTGGTTTGGCCATTATGAATAATGGTGTTAGTGGCCTCTTCAAAAGCCAATTGCTCTTGCTGATGTCTGTATATCTCGGCTTTGCGAACAAAAGGTAAATAGAGCAGTGTACTGATACTGATTGTCAACAATTGTAGTGCGACCCCATACCATGACTCAGTCAGTAACCACGCAGACAAAATGGGCGGTGTCGTCCAGGTCACACTGCCTGGGTTCACTACATGCACCAAGCCTGATTGAAAAGCCAGTAATGAGATAGCCATTAAAGACAAAGGCACCATAAAAAAGGGAATTAAATAGCGTGGGTTGAGAACAATGGGTAAACCGTAAATGAGAATATCATTGATGTTAAACAGACTAGGGATGATCGAAATTTTGGCGACTTTATTTTGCATGCCACGGCGTGTCGTGATCAAAATAGCAATCACTAAGCCTAGTGTTGCACCTGAGCCACCTATCAAA is a genomic window of Methylophaga thalassica containing:
- a CDS encoding quinoprotein relay system zinc metallohydrolase 2; the protein is MKNKTKAYISGISIVLSSMLAVNVYADDYRLKQVSDGIFYHQGAQEDANQHNKGEIANTGFIVGDKCIAVVDSGGSYLEGKALFEAIREKSDLPICYVINTHAHPDHFLGNAAFKDTGATFIGNDKMPAAIEARKAFYETRFSDILGEYYKGTEFIEPTRLVSVDKPLTIDLGGRELVLNSYPTSHTDNDLTVLDKNTKTLWTGDLLFVKRIPALDGSINGWLATIEKLKAMQLNAVIPGHGPAQYQDWQHAFDVEEHYFSTIRQQIRAIINDMGTINEATESVGLSEKGKWLLFDDYHKRNITAAFTELEWE
- a CDS encoding EAL domain-containing protein, with translation MKQRMLLWIVATRNSFVSLLPLTFLRVTLDLLIYLPWPAYQQLMSSLFGASWKNPLLSISELTFSFFALALTAIISVQLVYRLNSNSNSNSESDMPTPLMVAISAAINYIIVTSLLGYSAIEFSMESMLLAVILGIATAEMICWLTHKRLLDLLHLSVESDTAFYNAMRLTPTIVIVGVFFFVVAAFINLLPDFPDVYDGLTHWAQAEGYGAWILSTLTVLVNQGLWFIGVHGGIAIQSYHDGAFFIHDVTAISADWVTRPVYDSFVLIGGSGATLGLVIAILITTRRGMQNKVAKISIIPSLFNINDILIYGLPIVLNPRYLIPFFMVPLSLMAISLLAFQSGLVHVVNPGSVTWTTPPILSAWLLTESWYGVALQLLTISISTLLYLPFVRKAEIYRHQQEQLAFEEATNTIIHNGQTKQQIISRQDKVGMIARDLVYDLRQAIYHDELTVVYQPKHHRAGHIVGVEALVRWTHPRYGFVSPAMLVMLAEDSGDINKLGRWVFEHCCIAKAKWNALGHQNLTMAINISPLQLSDNALPTFLSGCVTKYGLHPEEIELEITESSEISDSQQVEKILQEISDIGIHLAMDDFGMGYSSLLHMRRFKVNAIKIDGSITRDVLTNSTNADIIRTISALGKAQKVSVVAEYVETKDQREALLEMGCDIFQGYYHSPPLKPEDCPGYFLSHRHEGAE
- a CDS encoding quinoprotein dehydrogenase-associated SoxYZ-like carrier; the protein is MNTLFKNIGLAALLSLFLLPALCMAADEPQEQWQTLKEIYFENKTILEDADDWLVIEAPKRAEDAAIVPIHLYSKKPQTASSYIKNLHVFIDNNPMPYSANFHLSPALETVDISTRMRVDQYTYIRAIAEMNDGSLHMVKRFVKASGGCSAPAAKDQVAAMARLGKMQIRYRDGDPDEAKPVQVVISHPNNSGLQMDLKTRGYIPAHYVEKMQITLEGKVLMTIDTGISISEDPSMRFMLPAGKAGHGLLKAEVTDNKKQIYTIEKQI
- a CDS encoding DUF4242 domain-containing protein, which gives rise to MNKYIIEREIPGAGELTVNELDQISDKSCSVLREMGPEIEWVESYVTDNKIYCVYKAENKDLILRHAEQGGFPANVISEVKNTIKPKS
- a CDS encoding TetR/AcrR family transcriptional regulator, which codes for MSTQKQIKKEQILNQGIELLMRNGYHGTGIKLILDTVQVPKGSFYSYFESKENFTAEAIRHYIAPFISRLQSFLNKTDLNGHEAIKAYFESLIEDLEQSDYSGGCLLGDMMGEISSASELCRQTLLAAVSDYCQLLEQGLGEAQQSGILRQDITPEVMAKLLFDQWQGALLQMKIEKSTQALKRCLTLLLDDYFIQH